The Asterias rubens chromosome 1, eAstRub1.3, whole genome shotgun sequence genome segment GAGCGTAGAAGATGTCTTTGCAACACTTTCGGGAGGACAGAGATACAGCAAACTTGATCTACGTCAAGCTTCTTACCTACATATGGTGATGGACCCCGACTCCAAAAAGTTGCTCACAATCAACACTCACAGGGGACTCTTTGCTTTCAACCGCCTAGCCTTTGGTGTTGCGTCTGCACCTGCCATGTGGCAAAGAACCATGGAACAAGTTCTCCAAGGCATACCTGGCGTACAATGTTTACTAGATGACATGATCATCACAGGCCGTACTGATGAGGAGCACCTTGACAACTTAAGGAAAGTTCTCCAACAACTCAAAAATAGTGGACTACGCTTGAACCAATCGAAGTGtgaatttctcaaaaagaaagtaATCTTCTGCGGCCATGAGATAACTGAAAACGGTCTAAAGAAAACGGAGGACAAAATCAATGCTGTGATGAACGCACCACGCCCCAATGATGTCAGTCAGCTGCGATCCTTCCTTGGCTTAGTAAATTACTACCATCAGTTCTTACCCAACTTAGCGACTGAGCTACACCCGCTAAATCAGCTACTCGAGAAGAACCACAAGTGGGAATGGAACGCAAACTGTGAAAAGGCATTTCAAAAAGCGAAATCACTCATCACTACAGATGAAGTCCTAACCCATTATGACCCCAGTCTTCAAGTGAAACTTGCATGTGACGCGTCACCATATGGACTGGGCGCAGTCATGTCACATGTCGTGTCCGATGGATCGGAGCGTCCCATATCGTATGCATCACGCACACTTACGACTGCTGAACGCAGTTACTCCCAGATAGACAAGGAGGCACTCGCATTGGTGTGGGGAGTGAAGAAATTCAACCTCTACTTATGTGGACGGAAATTCACCCTAGTGACTGACCACCAACCACTCACCTCTATCTTCAATCCAGTGAAGAGCACCTCTGTAACTACTGCTGCACGCCTCGTAAGATATGCAGTTTTTCTTGGCAGTCACGATTATGACATCGAGTATAAGAACACCACACTTCACGGCAACGCTGATGGTTTATCTCGATTACCCCTGGGTCAAACAATGTCTCCACAGAATGATCCAGTTGACGTATTTAACATGACTCAATTTGAAACCTTACCGGTCTCCAGTGCTGATGTTCGTAGAGAAACATCCAGAGATTCCACATTTTCCAGAGTTTTTGTGAACACCATGAAAGGATGGCAAAATAATTCTGATCCAGATCTTGCAACATACTACAGTCGAAGGAACGAGTTAACTATTCACGACGGTTGCTTGATGTGGGGAATCAGTGCCATAATCCCTAACAAGTTGCACACTAAAGTACTCAACGAGCTCCATGAAGGTCATCTTGGTGTCGTCAAGATGAAATCTCTAGCACGTAGTTTTGCTTGGTGGCCAGGAATTGACCACGACATAGAACAGTTTGCAAAAGGATGCACCGGATGTCAACAAGTCCAACACAACCCAGCTCAAGCTCCACTTCACACTTGGGAATGGCCTGCAAAACCTTGGCATAGAATACATATCGATTATGCCGGGCCCTTCGTTGGACACATGTTCTTGGTAGTAGTAGATGCTCATTCAAAATGGCCTGAAGTAATACCGACCAAAGCTACTACATCTACTAAAACGATCGACATCCTGAGAACAATTTTTGCACGATACGGTATCCCAGAACAACTCGTTAGTGACAACGGTCCACAATTCAAATCCGATGAGTTTGAAGTGTTTATGAAGCAGAATGGTATCCGACACATCACTTCAGCACCATATCACCCATCCACGAATGGTCTTGCAGAGCGCTTCGTCCAAACGGTCAAGAATGGACTGAAATCTATGGTGGGAGAGGAAGGTTCAATCACTCAAAAGCTGTCTCGGTTCCTGATTGCGTATCGCAATGCCCCCGTGCCACGACTGAACAGTCTCCCGCATTAATGCTCAATGGAAGGAGTCTTCG includes the following:
- the LOC117293421 gene encoding uncharacterized protein K02A2.6-like is translated as MADYYKKYLPYEKLLKTKLKLQTYTGQTVTPAGTVDVNVLYNKQQYFGKLYVVESGGPPLLGRDWLAHIKLDWPKLLAISTVQPTTTEEKLKSFLNEYQDLFSEGIGELKEIRGKHKLKKSAQPVFMKARQVPYAIRPKVEAELEKLQKQNIIEPVKNSEWATPIVPVPKPNGGVRICGGFKVTVNPNIIIDHYPLPSVEDVFATLSGGQRYSKLDLRQASYLHMVMDPDSKKLLTINTHRGLFAFNRLAFGVASAPAMWQRTMEQVLQGIPGVQCLLDDMIITGRTDEEHLDNLRKVLQQLKNSGLRLNQSKCEFLKKKVIFCGHEITENGLKKTEDKINAVMNAPRPNDVSQLRSFLGLVNYYHQFLPNLATELHPLNQLLEKNHKWEWNANCEKAFQKAKSLITTDEVLTHYDPSLQVKLACDASPYGLGAVMSHVVSDGSERPISYASRTLTTAERSYSQIDKEALALVWGVKKFNLYLCGRKFTLVTDHQPLTSIFNPVKSTSVTTAARLVRYAVFLGSHDYDIEYKNTTLHGNADGLSRLPLGQTMSPQNDPVDVFNMTQFETLPVSSADVRRETSRDSTFSRVFVNTMKGWQNNSDPDLATYYSRRNELTIHDGCLMWGISAIIPNKLHTKVLNELHEGHLGVVKMKSLARSFAWWPGIDHDIEQFAKGCTGCQQVQHNPAQAPLHTWEWPAKPWHRIHIDYAGPFVGHMFLVVVDAHSKWPEVIPTKATTSTKTIDILRTIFARYGIPEQLVSDNGPQFKSDEFEVFMKQNGIRHITSAPYHPSTNGLAERFVQTVKNGLKSMVGEEGSITQKLSRFLIAYRNAPVPRLNSLPH